The region CTGGAGTGGTTCTTTACCCTCATGCCAGTTTCCAGGGGAGCCTTCTTCCCCACAGATACGATCAAACACTCAGACTCGATCTTTGCCTTGATGAAGGACAAAAAAGCTTCATTTGACAGGTCTGTGTTCAGAAACCAAATGTGCTCCTTTATTGATTATAAATTGCTCATGAGAACATATTCAGGCAAACGGGGATCTCACTGCAGCTACACGGTGTACAATGAATCCTTTAATACGGAGAGCCTCCAGGGCTGATCAATTCCCAAGTCAAAAACCGACGTGTGTGCAATGTGTGATCTTTGAACGAGGGAGCGTCGAAGCTTTTTTTATCCAGTGTAGTTGATTCCCAAAGAAATTCCCCTACGTGGCCACCGATCACTAGAAAAAGTTCAATAGTGGAATTTAGAAGTGTTAAAATTGATCAATTAATCGACAACAAATCGATTATCAATTTTATCGCTTCAAATGTTAATAACAATTTCATTTCACGCCCTCAAAAGTAATTTTCAGATTTCTCCTATCCTTCATGAAAGCACACTGATTCATCTTTTGTGTTTCATCAAagtaagacatttgcaaacatctgttttactttggaaaatcaATCTTGAGTGATATTGCCTAACTGTTGTttagttgtttttaaataattatataCACCATTAAACAAAAATAGTTGGTTAATCAACAGTAATTaaggaacatttttttaaatacactttACTGCAAAAAAAGTTCAACTGTACCAGATCATTTGATTAATTCATGGAATAATCAACAGAATAATTGATGAAATATTTGATAGAAactgtaaatattgagcaaCTATTCCGCACGACGAGCTGAGTTTCGTTGGCCTTTTCTGAAAGGGCGAAGTCTAATAGATAATAGTCAGCTGTTAGGTATTACTGTCATGATGACAACAATGCGTTCATTGTATTTGAAGCCTTCATCAAAGTTGATTGTTTTACTGACGAGAAGaatctcaattaaaaaaaaattggaggtaGGCCAGCTCCCTGGAACAGATTATGTTCGACCTTGAATGTGCTGCCCGAGTTAAAGTGTTGGGGAACTGACTTTGAATAAATGAACCCGTCTATCATCAGGCTTGTGCAACTTTCAAACAACTGAGAGATGAGACTGGGGAATCCTATGTTTACCTGCTGGCTGAGCTTCTTCAGATAAGAGATGACACTGTAACTCAGACCACAGTCCATGCTGTCGCCAATTAAATTCGGTGCCCCCATCATCCTCAGGGCTTTTTTCAAAGGCTGTTAAAAAGACATTCAAGTTTGCATGAACAAATGCaataaaatgtcacaaaagctGCAGGGGCAAGCTGATTGACTTACCAAGAGGTAGTATGGAGGCATCGTCTTTAGGTACATCTCCAAGGCTTGTCGCCATTTGAGGTTTGGTTTTAATTTGTGCACTTTGAACAAGTCATCTGAAACAAGAAATGCCCAATTGACCCCTTATTAACAGCCAGACTGTTGCGCTGATAAAATATTGGTAATGTCTCTCCGCTACAACTCTCTATGACCAATTCTGACAGCAAATGATGGCTACATGGTGAAATTTGATCAGTACGCTTTAAAACTAGCACAGACTGACTGACACAGGGGATTGGATATTGTGAAAAAGCTTTACAGTGTGTCTCACCAAGGAGTGGAAGGAGCACTGGGTAGTTATAAGGCATGACAAAGAGGTTGACACAAGTGAGAGTGGTGCTGGCTTTAAGGTAACCAAAAGGCTGTCCCAGGTCGCTTTGCTTCccgctgctgttcacaaacaccTGCGGGGAGAGGGTGAATGAATATGTTTTGTGTATCAAATCACGAGAGCAACCTTGTTTGGGAGCGTGATCTGAGTGTGAACATCTACCTGCCAGCACATGTGCGGAGACTTCCTTTCCAGAATGTATTGGGTGAGAGGCGAGGGCTCTAGTTCGTATTTGTCAAACGGAAGTTTTTCTATCACCATTGGCTCACAGTCAACACAGGAGAAACGCACCACAGGGTGGGCAGTACGAGGGGGCTGGGAGATAGAAATTCACTTTCAGTAAAATTATTTCTGTTGTCAGGGCATGGGTAATCCCAATAAATATTCACAGATACACATTAGGTACATAAAAATCTGCTGATCCAAAGATAGTATAGTTCTATGTTGACTTACACTGTTGCAGAAGTAGTTGTGTAACAATAGAattattattgtggttgtggTTTGCAGTGGgagtggttagcatgtctgccaAAACGTTTTGTGGATCTGAAGACTGTAAATGACTCAAGTGCGAGAGTGAATAGTTGTTTGTACTTTGTAGATAGGGCCTGAACTCGCCTCGTATAATTTCCATTTGTCACTCGTGGCAACTGCAGTAAAAGACTTTCAAGGGGAGACTGAATCTCAGTAGACGGGGGTCGGGGGTAAATACGTATTTCccgtaaaagaaataaaagttaCCCTCTATAGTATTTGCAAAAGAGACTTATATAGCGCTTTATCTAGCGCATAGCTCAAAACATTTTAAGGACCcagatatttgtttatttgaaaaCACAGACGCATTTCTGCCGTTTTGTAACTACgtaattgtttgttttgtttttccaaatggATTTCCTTAAGTCAAATCTAACATTGTATTGTGCCCAACGATAGAATCTGGGTCAGTTATTGCACACGTTGGTGTTGCTAAATAGTGACAATAGTCCTCGCGGCAAACGCCAGATCCGTGCTAAGTGTCGAGGCCAGAGATATACAACAGCTAGTGTTTGGCTCCTTGTAAACCATTGAATTCTTTTGCAATTTTGATACGGATCGAGTTGTTAAAAACGTCAGACATGCAGCTGTGATATTGTGTCATTATGCAATTGGGGCTTTAACAAAGAAACCATCACAGTACTCTATGTATTGATGTCTATGCCAGCAGCTGCCTGCCTGAATCGAGCTTGTGTCCCCGCTCACTCCGGCAGCATCCAACAAGTGATCAAACTCCCTTTGATTGCTGTCGTAAGTGTGTGACAGGCTAGCATTAAAGTATAACTAAGAAAAAGTCAATGATAGATACACTATTCCAGCCAGACTCCATTGACTGCATACAGTCATAGCGACAGTGTCTGAAGTGACGAAGTTCAGAAAGAATGTAAACATGCAACTGTACGTTGTCGCTGGCCACTTTGTCACCCTCCTCTTCGTTAAATTAGTAGGAACTAGGAAATGGGATATCTTAATAGGAAGCAGATTTCTGCCCCAGCTGCCATTTCCCCCACACGCTGGTCTATAACCGTCAGAGGACTAGTGCTGACAACAAAACGGCACTTCCGGTGACCTTACAACATCTCATCCGAGTCCACAAATTATAAATCAATTTAATAATATTAACAACTTGGCTGGCAACAagtccagggtgtaccccaCCTCACCTATGAGCCTGAACAAGTGAGTAGATAACTTGCAGTGTACAAATGCATTGGACACCATAACAAAGGAGCAAAATCTTATAAGAATTGTTTGTATGTTAAGTGCAGTGCAATCTACAACCACAATGACATACACAGCTTACAGCGAGATAATAGACAATAGAGTTGTACATTTGTACAGTGAGATAATAGAGTTGTACATTTGATTCGACGCAGCAGTTAGTTCATGACAGATGCAAGCTCAGCAGGCCAATTCTAACAAGGGGGCGGGGGTTGAAGCTAAATTTCTGCTCACCAGTGTAGGAGAGTTCTGGTCCGGCCAGAACGATTCTGGTATGGGCCAATGCCCAACTGGCACCCCTGTTTTGGGGTTGGGGCGCACATAGATGAGTTTGTGGCAACTGTGCCACAACTGTGGACTGAAGGACACAGCGGAGCGGCTTGACTCCACTGAGTTGTCTACAGAATAGAAGAGGCCATTGTTTGGTCAAAATATGGCATGTTAATCAGTGGTTACAGATTTTTACATGGAGTTTTCTTGAAACAACAGATCTTCTTTCATTGCCGTTGACATtgggaatggaaaaaaaatcccagtttCTTTATAGCACTTAAGATACATTTTAGTTGTGCATCACTGCTCAAGATTAATTTCCACGGATTTTACGTGTATAAATTCTTCTTTTAAAGTAAAACGTCAAATTTCCAAGACAAGAACCGCTTTAACTCACGAAGTCACTCACCTTCTGGATCTGGCCCACTTTTCTCAAAATTAATGACAACGCCACTTTGGACTTTTTGGACAAGAGACTCTAGACACTGGTTCAGCATTCTTTGCGTTCGCACGCAGTATGATCGCCCTGAGACAAAAACAGAATATGTGCATAGGTTTGTCGAGTGTATCAATAAATACCACaggaagtgagtgagtgagcatgTCAACCTCCTGTGACTTCACACATTTGGGTGATGGCAGACTCATCGGTGGGGACGCTGCCTAGCTGCTCATGGTCTGCAGTAGCAGCTCCAGGGAGCCGAAGTACCAGCGCAAACAACCTCTGGTCCCAACGGAAGGGCTCTTTGGTGAGCTCACTGCCAGCCAGTGGTGAGTTAAGAGGCAGTTGCAGCTGCACAGGGGCAAAATGAAGGTTATTACATATGCACATTTCAGATCACTTGCCGTTTTCAGTGACACAGAAAACACCATGGCAACACAGCAGTGTtgcttgtgtgagtgtgtgtgttttcttcatTCACCTCCTCTGGGACCCCGGAACTGTGTGTGAGTTTGTTGCCATCAGTGATGGTGATGATTACAGAAGGCTCAAGGAAGAAAGGGTTACGGCCCTAAGAAGGAAACATCCAACAGTCATTTACAAATTTAGACAAAGTAGTCAACTATCCATGCATTTTCAATTTGCTTATTACGTTGAGGGTCACAACAGGGCCAAATGATAACCAGTCAAACACATGATGAGAGAAACAACATTCACGTTCACACCCAGGAGCAATTAATATTTTCAATGAACCTAACTtacatgatgttttttttgaatGTGTACACTTGACATTAGTGCCAGCAAAAGAAGGTTGAAACATTAAGAGGTCAACGTGAGACGACTGCAGTGTATTTAAAACTTCCTCTAACTAGGGCTGTCACTATCAAATCATTTTAGAATCAATTATCATAACAACTCTTCCATCGAGTAATCATCTAAAAAATATGCCAAACATAATCACTGATGAGACGTGCCGATAACAAGGAAGAGCGCACTGCAGTGTCAAGTTTGCACCAAGAGAGAGCGCTACTAGACTgtaaaaaatgtgtttaaatTATCGATACAATAGCCTGGAAATTTCAATGTGGCTGGTGTGCAACGGTAATGCTCAAAAGTAAGAAAAAATCACGTTTACCATTTGTTTTGTGATTTTAATCGAATCTTTCTCCCAGCCTTACTCCAAACTACTCGTGACCTTGTCGTCTGTTAGCCCCCTCTATTGGTGAAAGGTTGATACTGCAGTCAATGACACTTCGATAGGTTTTGCCAcagtgatgattttttttgtcacagtaTTTAACACGGACTACTCAAACAATATTTACAAATAAATGACCATTATACAGATGCTGGTCATAAAATACTGTTGTGGGTTTGCGACAGAATTCCAGCTTGAGTGGCTGAACCGCGCACAAAACAGATGCCACCACGACTGCCCTGTAGAGGGCAGCCTTGTCTTACTGGAACCCAGACAGAGTGCTTAAAGAGATTTACACAGTCCTGAACTGGGGTCACTACTTCACCATTGTAATCCACCCAGCCTTGTCATGAAGAGACGTGAGAGAGAAGTGAAGAATATGAATCCAGATGGGGTGGATTAGAATTAGATATCTCCTATGAATAAAGTCCAACTAGAAGTTTTTACGCTAATCTTTCACTCAAGCAGTCAAAGTTCCCGTGAATGTGTTAGAATTTACTTCTCAATTCAATGTTTAAGCACTATTACGATGTAATTGTAGACTCACCGAGCAGCATAAGCACATCCAAAACATCGAATGTCAATAAAAGAGCTAAAACATTCAACTTTAACAAGATAATAATTAGGATAAAGTATTTTCCCCTGTAGTGGCATCCACCCAGGGAATTACTACACCTCAAATAGACATTTTCTTTAATGCCTTTGGGAAAACTGGGTGTTTCCACTAGTTTGAGTTAATAACATTTAGTATGACATCTGATATTTGCAGGAGTCACGTGGAAGGCATTCCCACAACACACATTGCCTGCACGGCATACATGACATCTGTAAAGCTCAACTCCACGGTGGGCTTTAAAGAAAAGGAAttgcaaaatgtaaaaataaaaaatgccttGCTACAGGCGGAGCGAAGACTTTATTATACATTTCTATGCGCAAGAAGCCcgacatcacaggtttgaatgactatagcactgacatctgtggtcatgaaatcgttcgagaggttagtgctgaaccacctgaaggaggtcacgggccccctgcttgaccccctccagtttgcctaccgggcaaacaggtcagtggatgatgcagtcaacatgggactgcactacatcctgcaccacctggacaccccaggaacgtacgccaggatcctgttcgtggacttcagctcggcgttcaacaccatcgcccctgacatcctccaacagaagctcatccagcttgcggtgcctgcctccacctgtcagtggatcaccagcttcctgaccaacaggagacagcgtgtgaggctgggggggcatcacatctgacacccggaccaccaacactggagcccctcaggggtgcgtcctctccccactgctcttctctctctacaccaatgatttctcctcaggtgactctcctgtgaagctcctgaagtatgcagacaacaccactctcatcggactgatccaggacggtgatgagactgcgtacagacaggaggtggagcggctggtccactggtgcagtcaaaaccatctggagctgaacccgctcaagaccgtggagatgacagtggatttcaggcgagacccttcaccacttttacccctcactagccgcagtaatactattctctccacagacaccttcaagttcctgggaaccacaatctctcgggacctgaaatggaccggccacatagactctgtccggaagatggcccagcagaggctgtacttcctgagacagctcaagaagttcaacctgccgcgagagcttctgacgaccttctacactgccatcatccagtctgtcctctgcacctccatcactgtctggtttggatcggcctccaaacaagacaagcacagactacaacggacaatcagaactgcagaaaagatcattggaatcaacctcccatctatccaagacttgtacctgtccaggaccaggaatcgggcaaggaacatctctacagacccttctcacccaggttgcagtctgtttgaactactcccctccggacggcgttatagagctcggtacgccaaaaccagcagacgcagagacagcttcttcccccaggctgttgctctgatgaactcacaccacccatagagtctcagagacattactgtgcaataacatcctgctcttaacacctttttgaatttgtctacactgtttttgccattattcacatgtcctgaatgttgttagtcacctaaatgttgaacagagggtgtgtttttaccaaagtcaaattccttgtttggcacgctcaaacatggcaaataaaaaactcttgaatcttgaatctttatTTATTCCTCTCTTCTTTGTTACTCATGTGCAATGTTCTCATTTGTACTATTTCTGTGTGAGCTACTGGAACCAGAATACATTCATcttacaaaataacaaaaacatactataatgtttttaaaaaatacctCTCAGTCTGCCGTGGTGCGGTTTTACGCCACTGCAACCAAAATACTTCTTTAATTATGAACCTAATTGACAAAGTCCATCAAAAACTGATCATTACGGGAAGAGATCTTGTGTTGTGTCTTGTGAGGTTAGGtagatgtattttttgttttggccaGTGAGTGTATAAGCATACTGCAGCATTTGTTTCATAAAGCCTTCTCCATCGGTGAGTGATTTGACTATGCACATCTTCTACTTTTTTCTGGAAACAACAAATAACACCACAGAGGAGGACGACAACATCCCATACTGTACCTGTCCATAATTGTCGATGCCTGAGACGAGGCGGTTGAGGTTAAGCAGGTCAAAGGCTGTGCGGAGAGCGTGGCCTAATGTCGTCAGCCCAGACGCTTGCAGGTTCTTCAGCTCACACATGAAGGTGGCATGGTTCTCCTTCCAACCTGCCTGAAATACAAACATTATGAAGTTGAACACAGTAGAATGGAGTAGCTTCAAACATGTGTGATTTAAACCCTCCCAAATTTCTGAAAAACTGTGCATTCTGTGCGTTCTCCACAgactgtgaaaaatggcaaatactGTGCATTCTCCACAGACTGTGTCTAAGCACTTTTCAGTTATCAAgacgtggaaaaaaacattaggTTAGACAAACTCTTCAAATATGCagtaacacatgtagacagatccACAGAGAAGAATCTAGTTTCCTACAGAAGGCTCCAGAAATACACCTCCCACTGCTGCCTGTTCTCTGTCAGAAGACACAGAGTCCCACAGGAGAGGATGAGAGTGTGGAGCTGCTTTTGGACTTTTTCACCAGTGAGGTCAAGTACTTCAGTGCTGCAGCTTCATGCTTAATCTAAGGATGACCTGCAAGATTACTACCATGGCATGTTGAAAAGGGAGGGTCAGAAGAGAGCGAGCAATGTGTTTGCTTAAagtgtaggtaggtaggtaggtaggtaggtaggtaggtaggtaggtaggtaggtaggtaggtaggtaggtaggtaggtaggtaggtaggtaggtaggtaggtaggtaggtaggtaggtaggtaggtaggtaggtaggtaggtaggtaggtaggtaggtaggtaggtaggtgagAAGAGAGTAAGAGTGGAAAAGCAGAATGTAGGTGGAATCTCATTGTGGCCGCATGTATGATATCAGGTCATTTGAGCCACAATTCTGAGCTACTGAGCCAGGCTATACAGTAGAGCAAATACACCCTCATGTAGGCTGGTAGACGTATAAGGCCTTGCTTGCACTCAATAATTCAGACTATGGAATCTTTTTATCTTCTTCCCACCCACCAGCCTCTCTCTCCGTCTCGATCAACAATTTATTGCCTGTGCAATGGCACAATTGAGTAGTCCCATGCAGTAAAATCATGTCCTTCCATCACAATCCTCCGTTGCACTCATCAGGCAGACACAACATACGGCAAggtgacaaaaaacaaagagagGCAGGATCAAGCGAGAGACAATGTAGCTACCTTGGGTTAAGTATGAAATGGACATGACTGTGAAAAGGTAAGGTAGGGGTCAGGTGACAAGTTTCACTATCAGTCATGATGAATGATTGTTTTCTGATCATAAGACACATTTTCGACAAAGTAATCAGGGATATCCTATACAACAACAGCAATTTATTTCACTTGCACCACTTTAAAACCAATCTGATACAGGGTGGCAAAAAAGATGCCAGACGGGCCTATGTCATATACTCATCAAAACATCTTTGTTTGAATTTCTCCTTTTTCAAAGGAACTACAACAAAGATGATTACCATGAAACAGTTATCTGTAGATAGCCACGCAGCAGCAAACCACtactaaaaaaaatactgttgcATCAACAGGGTTAATCTGACTTGACTGTTATGTCAAAACAACAGAGTGGTCAAATTTAAGACCTGAgaaaatatgtaaatataacCTTGAAATAAACAAATTAGTTGTTCAAAGGGGATTTATTAGCAAAACAGAAGCGATAATGCTAACAAAACTAAATACTAAGACTTTTTAAAATCAACACATTCTCTTATCACACCACCGTGCCACTTTGACGGTAGGACAGAATTCTTTGAGATTGAAACAGAAGACTGattgaaaatcaagatcaaaacTTTGGGCCGCAATATGAATAGGGAATGATTGTCCAGTGTGGATTTAATAATCATGGAGTAACAGCTCCATGTCATTAATCTAAGAATATTGCAGAGATCACATGGATCCGAATGCACACCAACATTATGTTCTTAGtagtatttatttcttttgaatTTTATTAGAGAAAAACGAGGGCAGGGggcaaaatcaatgaaaaataaCACCTAGCATTTCTCAACCAATCAAATACAATCTATAAATTTCACATTGTTTGTGACATGTCAATTATTTGCAATCATTTGATAAAGAGAATGCAACTTTGTGTCTTGCACAGTGGCACTGATGCTGCAACTATGGAACTACATGTCACAAAAACCAACACCGTTGAGTGTCTACAGCATGTAAGCTGTGGCAAGCAGAAGAGCCACCCAACAATAAACGGCTGGTATTTTTAAAACTTTCAAACTCAACTTGGATATCAACACAGTCAATAGACTTCAAAGGATGGGGTGCAAATGGCATGCAGTTCTAACATATTATATAATCAAACTTTGGGATGAATTaaacaaacataaaatgttGCATTTGTG is a window of Syngnathus typhle isolate RoL2023-S1 ecotype Sweden linkage group LG1, RoL_Styp_1.0, whole genome shotgun sequence DNA encoding:
- the ints6l gene encoding integrator complex subunit 6 isoform X2; amino-acid sequence: MCELKNLQASGLTTLGHALRTAFDLLNLNRLVSGIDNYGQGRNPFFLEPSVIITITDGNKLTHSSGVPEELQLPLNSPLAGSELTKEPFRWDQRLFALVLRLPGAATADHEQLGSVPTDESAITQMCEVTGGRSYCVRTQRMLNQCLESLVQKVQSGVVINFEKSGPDPEDNSVESSRSAVSFSPQLWHSCHKLIYVRPNPKTGVPVGHWPIPESFWPDQNSPTLPPRTAHPVVRFSCVDCEPMVIEKLPFDKYELEPSPLTQYILERKSPHMCWQVFVNSSGKQSDLGQPFGYLKASTTLTCVNLFVMPYNYPVLLPLLDDLFKVHKLKPNLKWRQALEMYLKTMPPYYLLPLKKALRMMGAPNLIGDSMDCGLSYSVISYLKKLSQQAKIESECLIVSVGKKAPLETGMRVKNHSSSLSLAHRQDFKQLLHGITGEGPLRMVDINLKEFSGFQIALLNKDVKPQAYRNAYDIPRRNLLDQLTRMRSNLLRTSQKLIKGQDEDYLHSIPVAQMGNYQEYLKMMPSPLREIDPDQPKRLHTFGNPFKQDKKGMMIDEADEFVLGPQNKKRANSGDSNVGATLKRRRSMSPLLRRPQTPPVGTNHILIGKSPAGVPGQPNLLKVIPQHKGLDGNVVVTESNGDVAPGPESGENWPSEVDPVTGSQPSLNLEGKAPLEAVDRGEEVNITKEKAVIQDTQEEQSLDERYNCERLSPQSQFESADTDPAVLETIFIPPLDGSQAELRTRVIKEVRKPGRNFEAILGLLQQVKGPVNVQRYFIQHAIKEASRFKKRMLIQQLELTLVKLDEKHGKPSQLPSDPGS
- the ints6l gene encoding integrator complex subunit 6 isoform X3, with protein sequence MPILVFLLDTSASMNQRTYLGTTYLDIAKGAVEVFMKLRARDPASRGDRYMLVTFDDPPYGVKAGWKENHATFMCELKNLQASGLTTLGHALRTAFDLLNLNRLVSGIDNYGQEAGDPLTGGGRHRKLDELLLEDVRGDGVERRAEVHEQDPGVRSWGVQVVQDVVQSHVDCIIH